A single genomic interval of Canis lupus dingo isolate Sandy chromosome 6, ASM325472v2, whole genome shotgun sequence harbors:
- the SMIM22 gene encoding small integral membrane protein 22 isoform X2, with amino-acid sequence MDLAEDLGKELETTAQEVLGKLRSHTLFQSKWDTAALIIFLIFLGTVLLFLLLVCIHCCCYSCCSRRVSRPQKVHPRGVDNLALEP; translated from the exons ATGGATTTGGCGGAAGACCTGGGGAAGGAGCTGGAGACCACAGCCCAGgaagtgctgggaaaactgaggaGCCATACGCTGTTCCAGTCCAAGTGGGACACCGCTGCCCTCAtcatcttcctcatcttccttG GCACCGTGTTGCTCTTTCTGCTGCTTGTTTGTATCCACTGTTGCTGCTATAGCTGCTGCAGCCGCCGTGTCTCCAGACCCCAGAAG GTACACCCCAGGGGAGTGGATAACTTGGCCCTGGAGCCTTAA
- the ROGDI gene encoding protein rogdi homolog isoform X1, with the protein MAAAMAATAAERAVLEEEFRWLLHDEVHAVLRQLQDILKEASLRFTLPSSGTATEGPAKQENFILGSCSTDQVKGVLTLQGDALSQADVNLKIPRNNQLLHFAFREDKQWKLQQIQDARNHVSQAMYLLANRDESYQFRTGAEVLKLMDAVMLQLTRARNRLTTPATLTLPEIAASGLTRMFAPALPSDLLVNVYINLNKLCLTVYQLHALQPNSTKNFRPAGGAVLHSPGAMFEWGSQRLEVSHVHKVECVIPWLNDALVFFTVSLQLCQQLKDKISVFSSYWSYRPF; encoded by the exons atgGCGGCGGCGATGGCAGCGACGGCGGCAGAGCGGGCGGTGCTG GAGGAGGAGTTCCGCTGGCTGCTGCACGACGAGGTGCACGCGGTGCTCAGGCAGCTGCAGGACATCCTCAAG GAGGCCTCTCTACGCTTCACTCTGCCGAGCTCTGGTACCGCCACCGAGGGGCCTGCCAAGCAGGAGAACTTCATCCTTGGCAGCTGTAG CACAGACCAGGTGAAGGGCGTGCTGACTCTGCAAGGGGACGCGCTGAGCCAGGCG GACGTGAACCTGAAGATCCCGCGGAACAACCAGTTGCTGCACTTTGCCTTCCGAGAGGACAAGCAGTGGAAGCTGCAGCAG ATCCAGGATGCCAGGAACCACGTAAGCCAGGCTATGTACCTCCTTGCCAACCGGGATGAAAGCTACCAGTTCAGGACAGGAGCAGAGGTCCTCAAG CTGATGGATGCTGTGATGCTGCAGCTGACCAGAGCCCGCAACCGCCTCACCACCCCAGCCACCCTTACTCTGCCTGAGATCGCTGCCAGTGGCCTCACG CGGATGtttgcccctgccctgccctccgaCCTGCTTGTCAACGTCTACATCAACCTCAACAAGCTCTGCCTCACCGTGTACCAGCTGCACGCCCTGCAGCCCAATTCCACCAAG AACTTCCGCCCAGCTGGAGGCGCCGTGCTCCACAGCCCTGGGGCCATGTT TGAATGGGGCTCCCAGCGTCTGGAGGTGAGCCACGTGCACAAGGTGGAGTGTGTGATCCCATGGCTCAACGACGCCCTAGTCTTCTTCACTGTCTCCCTGCAGCTCTGCCAGCAACTCAAGGATAAG atCTCTGTGTTCTCCAGCTACTGGAGCTACAGGCCTTTCTGA
- the SMIM22 gene encoding small integral membrane protein 22 isoform X1, with the protein MDLAEDLGKELETTAQEVLGKLRSHTLFQSKWDTAALIIFLIFLGTVLLFLLLVCIHCCCYSCCSRRVSRPQKLLGSLEDPSKGGTVRPGPQSLGIPPAANYQGSPAWTPLTQKDGQTDRRSR; encoded by the exons ATGGATTTGGCGGAAGACCTGGGGAAGGAGCTGGAGACCACAGCCCAGgaagtgctgggaaaactgaggaGCCATACGCTGTTCCAGTCCAAGTGGGACACCGCTGCCCTCAtcatcttcctcatcttccttG GCACCGTGTTGCTCTTTCTGCTGCTTGTTTGTATCCACTGTTGCTGCTATAGCTGCTGCAGCCGCCGTGTCTCCAGACCCCAGAAG CTCCTTGGCAGCCTGGAGGACCCCTCGAAAGGTGGCACGGTGAGGCCAGGGCCTCAGTCATTGGGTATCCCACCAGCTGCCAACTATCAGGGATCCCCAGCCTGGACCCCACTCACTCAGAAggacggacagacagacagacgctcCAGGTAA
- the ROGDI gene encoding protein rogdi homolog isoform X2 encodes MPRRPLYASLCRALVPPPRGLPSRRTSSLAAVDQVKGVLTLQGDALSQADVNLKIPRNNQLLHFAFREDKQWKLQQIQDARNHVSQAMYLLANRDESYQFRTGAEVLKLMDAVMLQLTRARNRLTTPATLTLPEIAASGLTRMFAPALPSDLLVNVYINLNKLCLTVYQLHALQPNSTKNFRPAGGAVLHSPGAMFEWGSQRLEVSHVHKVECVIPWLNDALVFFTVSLQLCQQLKDKISVFSSYWSYRPF; translated from the exons ATGCCCAG GAGGCCTCTCTACGCTTCACTCTGCCGAGCTCTGGTACCGCCACCGAGGGGCCTGCCAAGCAGGAGAACTTCATCCTTGGCAGCTGTAG ACCAGGTGAAGGGCGTGCTGACTCTGCAAGGGGACGCGCTGAGCCAGGCG GACGTGAACCTGAAGATCCCGCGGAACAACCAGTTGCTGCACTTTGCCTTCCGAGAGGACAAGCAGTGGAAGCTGCAGCAG ATCCAGGATGCCAGGAACCACGTAAGCCAGGCTATGTACCTCCTTGCCAACCGGGATGAAAGCTACCAGTTCAGGACAGGAGCAGAGGTCCTCAAG CTGATGGATGCTGTGATGCTGCAGCTGACCAGAGCCCGCAACCGCCTCACCACCCCAGCCACCCTTACTCTGCCTGAGATCGCTGCCAGTGGCCTCACG CGGATGtttgcccctgccctgccctccgaCCTGCTTGTCAACGTCTACATCAACCTCAACAAGCTCTGCCTCACCGTGTACCAGCTGCACGCCCTGCAGCCCAATTCCACCAAG AACTTCCGCCCAGCTGGAGGCGCCGTGCTCCACAGCCCTGGGGCCATGTT TGAATGGGGCTCCCAGCGTCTGGAGGTGAGCCACGTGCACAAGGTGGAGTGTGTGATCCCATGGCTCAACGACGCCCTAGTCTTCTTCACTGTCTCCCTGCAGCTCTGCCAGCAACTCAAGGATAAG atCTCTGTGTTCTCCAGCTACTGGAGCTACAGGCCTTTCTGA